A genome region from Bufo gargarizans isolate SCDJY-AF-19 chromosome 2, ASM1485885v1, whole genome shotgun sequence includes the following:
- the ENO1 gene encoding alpha-enolase isoform X2 translates to MSILKIVSREIFDSRGNPTVEVDLYTAKGLFRAAVPSGASTGIYEALELRDNDKTRYLGKGVGRAVKYVNQFLGPALCTQNVSVVEQEKIDKLMLEMDGTENKSKFGANAILGVSLAVCKAGAAEKGVPLYRHIADLAGNPEVILPVPAFNVINGGSHAGNKLAMQEFMILPVGASSFKEAMRIGAEVYHNLKNVIKEKYGKDATNVGDEGGFAPNILENKEALELLKNAINKAGYSKEIVIGMDVAASEFYCDGKYDLDFKSPADPSRHISPDQLADLYKSFVKDYPVVSIEDPFDQDDWAAWSKFTASVGIQVVGDDLTVTNPKRIEKAVAEKACNCLLLKVNQIGSVTESLQACKLAQTNGWGVMVSHRSGETEDTFIADLVVGLCTGQIKTGAPCRSERLAKYNQLLRIEEELGSKARFAGKNFRKPVIN, encoded by the exons ATGTCTATCCTAAAAATCGTATCAAGAGAGATCTTCGACTCCCGTGGGAACCCCACTGTGGAGGTTGACCTGTATACAGCAAAAG GTCTTTTCCGTGCTGCTGTACCCAGTGGAGCCTCCACTGGTATCTATGAAGCACTTGAGCTCCGTGACAATGACAAAACCCGTTACTTGGGAAAGG GTGTAGGCAGAGCTGTGAAATATGTAAACCAGTTTCTTGGACCTGCTTTATGCACCCAG AATGTAAGCGTTGTGGAGCAGGAGAAGATCGACAAACTGATGCTGGAAATGGATGGCACTGAGAACAAGT CAAAGTTTGGTGCCAATGCTATCCTGGGAGTGTCTCTGGCAGTGTGCAAGGCTGGCGCTGCTGAAAAAGGTGTACCCCTGTACCGTCACATCGCTGATCTGGCTGGAAACCCAGAAGTCATTCTACCTGTTCCT GCATTCAATGTCATCAATGGTGGATCTCATGCTGGCAACAAGTTGGCGATGCAAGAGTTCATGATCCTGCCTGTCGGTGCCTCTTCCTTCAAGGAAGCCATGCGCATAGGTGCAGAGGTTTATCACAATCTAAAGAACGTGATCAAGGAGAAATATGGCAAGGATGCCACTAATGTTGGAGATGAAGGTGGCTTTGCGCCAAACATCCTTGAGAATAAGGAAG CTTTGGAACTTCTGAAGAATGCCATTAACAAGGCTGGATACTCAAAAGAGATTGTGATTGGGATGGATGTGGCAGCTTCTGAGTTTTACTGTGATGGAAAGTATGACTTGGACTTCAAATCCCCAGCTGACCCCAGCAGACACATCTCCCCTGACCAGCTGGCTGACCTGTACAAAAGCTTTGTTAAAGACTACCCAG TGGTTTCTATTGAAGACCCATTCGACCAAGATGACTGGGCTGCATGGTCAAAGTTCACCGCCAGTGTAGGGATCCAGGTAGTTGGAGATGACTTGACTGTGACCAACCCCAAGAGAATAGAGaaggctgttgctgagaaggcctGTAACTGCCTTCTTCTAAAGGTCAACCAGATTGGCTCTGTTACAGAATCTCTGCAAGC TTGCAAGCTGGCTCAGACCAATGGCTGGGGAGTAATGGTCAGCCATCGATCTGGAGAGACTGAAGACACCTTCATTGCTGATCTTGTGGTTGGCCTCTGTACTGGACAG ATTAAAACCGGTGCTCCATGTAGGTCTGAGAGACTTGCAAAGTACAACCAGCTGCTTAG AATTGAAGAGGAGTTGGGATCAAAGGCCCGATTTGCAGGCAAAAACTTCAGGAAGCCAGTCATCAACTAA
- the ENO1 gene encoding enolase isoform X1: MSILKIVSREIFDSRGNPTVEVDLYTAKGLFRAAVPSGASTGIYEALELRDNDKTRYLGKGVSKAVGHINNTIAPALVGKNVSVVEQEKIDKLMLEMDGTENKSKFGANAILGVSLAVCKAGAAEKGVPLYRHIADLAGNPEVILPVPAFNVINGGSHAGNKLAMQEFMILPVGASSFKEAMRIGAEVYHNLKNVIKEKYGKDATNVGDEGGFAPNILENKEALELLKNAINKAGYSKEIVIGMDVAASEFYCDGKYDLDFKSPADPSRHISPDQLADLYKSFVKDYPVVSIEDPFDQDDWAAWSKFTASVGIQVVGDDLTVTNPKRIEKAVAEKACNCLLLKVNQIGSVTESLQACKLAQTNGWGVMVSHRSGETEDTFIADLVVGLCTGQIKTGAPCRSERLAKYNQLLRIEEELGSKARFAGKNFRKPVIN; this comes from the exons ATGTCTATCCTAAAAATCGTATCAAGAGAGATCTTCGACTCCCGTGGGAACCCCACTGTGGAGGTTGACCTGTATACAGCAAAAG GTCTTTTCCGTGCTGCTGTACCCAGTGGAGCCTCCACTGGTATCTATGAAGCACTTGAGCTCCGTGACAATGACAAAACCCGTTACTTGGGAAAGG GTGTCTCTAAAGCAGTTGGGCACATCAATAATACCATTGCACCAGCACTGGTTGGAAAG AATGTAAGCGTTGTGGAGCAGGAGAAGATCGACAAACTGATGCTGGAAATGGATGGCACTGAGAACAAGT CAAAGTTTGGTGCCAATGCTATCCTGGGAGTGTCTCTGGCAGTGTGCAAGGCTGGCGCTGCTGAAAAAGGTGTACCCCTGTACCGTCACATCGCTGATCTGGCTGGAAACCCAGAAGTCATTCTACCTGTTCCT GCATTCAATGTCATCAATGGTGGATCTCATGCTGGCAACAAGTTGGCGATGCAAGAGTTCATGATCCTGCCTGTCGGTGCCTCTTCCTTCAAGGAAGCCATGCGCATAGGTGCAGAGGTTTATCACAATCTAAAGAACGTGATCAAGGAGAAATATGGCAAGGATGCCACTAATGTTGGAGATGAAGGTGGCTTTGCGCCAAACATCCTTGAGAATAAGGAAG CTTTGGAACTTCTGAAGAATGCCATTAACAAGGCTGGATACTCAAAAGAGATTGTGATTGGGATGGATGTGGCAGCTTCTGAGTTTTACTGTGATGGAAAGTATGACTTGGACTTCAAATCCCCAGCTGACCCCAGCAGACACATCTCCCCTGACCAGCTGGCTGACCTGTACAAAAGCTTTGTTAAAGACTACCCAG TGGTTTCTATTGAAGACCCATTCGACCAAGATGACTGGGCTGCATGGTCAAAGTTCACCGCCAGTGTAGGGATCCAGGTAGTTGGAGATGACTTGACTGTGACCAACCCCAAGAGAATAGAGaaggctgttgctgagaaggcctGTAACTGCCTTCTTCTAAAGGTCAACCAGATTGGCTCTGTTACAGAATCTCTGCAAGC TTGCAAGCTGGCTCAGACCAATGGCTGGGGAGTAATGGTCAGCCATCGATCTGGAGAGACTGAAGACACCTTCATTGCTGATCTTGTGGTTGGCCTCTGTACTGGACAG ATTAAAACCGGTGCTCCATGTAGGTCTGAGAGACTTGCAAAGTACAACCAGCTGCTTAG AATTGAAGAGGAGTTGGGATCAAAGGCCCGATTTGCAGGCAAAAACTTCAGGAAGCCAGTCATCAACTAA